One window from the genome of Hippopotamus amphibius kiboko isolate mHipAmp2 chromosome 13, mHipAmp2.hap2, whole genome shotgun sequence encodes:
- the PDHB gene encoding pyruvate dehydrogenase E1 component subunit beta, mitochondrial: protein MAVVAGLARRPLEQVSGLLRRRFHRTAPAALQVTVREAINQGMDEELERDEKVFLLGEEVAQYDGAYKVSRGLWKKYGDKRIIDTPISEMGFAGIAVGAAMAGLRPICEFMTFNFSMQAIDQVINSAAKTYYMSGGLQPVPIVFRGPNGASAGVAAQHSQCFAAWYGHCPGLKVVSPWSSEDAKGLIKSAIRDNNPVVVLENELMYGVPFELPPEAQSKDFLIPIGKAKIERQGTHVTIVSHSRPVGHCLEAATVLSKEGIECEVINMRTIRPMDIETIEASVMKTNHLVTVEGGWPQFGVGAEICARIMEGPAFNFLDAPAVRVTGADVPMPYAKILEDNSIPQVKDIIFAIKKTLNI from the exons ATGGCGGTGGTGGCTGGGTTGGCGCGGAGACCCCTCGAGCAG GTCTCCGGGCTGCTGCGGAGGCGCTTCCACCGGACCGCGCCGGCTGCACTGCAG GTGACAGTTCGTGAGGCTATAAATCAAGGTATGGATGAGGAGCTGGAAAGAGATGAGAAGGTTTTTCTACTTGGGGAAGAAGTTGCCCAGTACGACGGCGCATATAAG GTTAGTCGAGGCCTGTGGAAGAAATATGGAGACAAGAGGATCATAGACACTCCCatatctgag ATGGGTTTTGCTGGAATTGCTGTAGGTGCAGCTATG GCTGGGTTGCGGCCCATTTGTGAATTTATGACCTTCAATTTCTCTATGCAAGCCATCGACCAGGTGATAAACTCAGCTGCCAAGACCTACTACATGTCAGGGGGCCTTCAGCCTGTGCCAATAGTCTTCAGGGGACCCAATGGCGCCTCAGCAGGCGTAGCTGCCCAGCACTCGCAGTGCTTTGCTGCCTGGTATGGGCACTGCCCAGGCTTAAAGGTGGTCAGCCCCTGGAGTTCAGAGGATGCAAAAGGACTTATTAAGTCAGCCATTCGGGATAACAATCCAG TGGTGGTGCTGGAGAATGAATTGATGTATGGAGTTCCTTTTGAACTTCCCCCAGAAGCTCAGTCAAAAGATTTTCTGATTCCTATTGGAAAAGCCAAAATAGAAAGGCAAG GGACACACGTAACCATAGTTTCCCATTCAAGACCTGTGGGCCACTGCTTAGAAGCTGCAACGGTGCTATCCAAAGAGGGAATTGAATGTGAG GTGATAAACATGCGAACCATCAGACCAATGGACATTGAAACAATAGAAGCCAGCGTCATGAAGACCAACCACCTTGTGACTGTGGAAGGAGGCTGGCCACAGTTCGGAGTAGGAGCTGAAATCTGTGCCAGGATCATGGAAG GCCCCGCGTTCAATTTTCTGGATGCTCCTGCTGTTCGTGTCACCGGTGCCGACGTCCCTATGCCTTATGCAAAGATTCTAGAAGACAACTCTATACCTCAGGTTAAAGACATCATATTTGCAATAAAGAAAACACTAAATATCTAA